A single Watersipora subatra chromosome 7, tzWatSuba1.1, whole genome shotgun sequence DNA region contains:
- the LOC137400355 gene encoding eggshell protein 2A-like — protein MVVYIWWYIYGGIYVYGGIYGGVYGGLYGGVYGGVYGGIYGGVYGGVYGGVYGGIYGGIYGGLYGGVYGGVYGGVYGGIYGGIYGGIYGGIYGGIYGGIYGGIYGGIYGGIYGGIYGGIYGGLYGGIYGNIYGGVYGGLYGGVYGGVYGGVYGGVYGGVYGGVYGGVYGGVYGGVYGGVYGGVYGGVYGGVYGGVCGGVYGGVYGGVYGGVYGGVYGGVYGGIYGGIYGGIYGGIYGGIYGGIYGGVYGGIYGGIYGGIYGGIYGGIYGGIYGGIYGGIYGGIYGGINGGIYGGIYGGLYGGLYGGVYGGIYGGIYAVYMAVYMAV, from the coding sequence ATGGTGGTATATATATGGTGGTATATATATGgcggtatatatgtatatggcgGTATATACGGCGGTGTATACGGCGGTTTGTACGGCGGTGTATACGGCGGTGTATACGGCGGTATATACGGCGGTGTATACGGCGGTGTATACGGCGGTGTATACGGCGGTATATACGGCGGTATATACGGCGGTTTATACGGCGGTGTATACGGCGGTGTATACGGCGGTGTATACGGCGGTATATACGGCGGTATATACGGCGGTATATACGGCGGTATATACGGCGGTATATACGGCGGTATATACGGCGGTATATACGGCGGTATATACGGCGGTATATACGGCGGTATATACGGCGGTATATACGGCGGTTTATACGGCGGTATATACGGAAATATATACGGCGGTGTATACGGCGGTTTGTACGGCGGTGTATACGGCGGTGTATACGGCGGTGTATACGGCGGTGTATACGGCGGTGTATACGGCGGTGTATACGGCGGTGTATACGGCGGTGTATACGGCGGTGTATACGGCGGTGTGTACGGCGGTGTGTACGGCGGTGTGTACGGCGGTGTGTACGGCGGTGTGTGCGGCGGTGTGTACGGCGGTGTGTACGGCGGTGTGTACGGCGGTGTGTACGGCGGTGTGTACGGCGGTGTATACGGCGGTATATACGGCGGTATATACGGCGGTATATACGGCGGTATATACGGCGGTATATACGGCGGTATATACGGCGGTGTATATGGTGGTATATACGGCGGTATATACGGCGGTATATACGGCGGTATATACGGCGGTATATACGGCGGTATATACGGCGGTATATACGGCGGTATATACGGCGGTATATACGGCGGTATAAATGGTGGTATATATGGTGGTATATATGGTGGTTTATATGGTGGTTTATATGGTGGTGTATACGGCGGTATATACGGCGGTATATACGCGGTATATATGGCGGTATATATGGCGGTATAA
- the LOC137399348 gene encoding parafibromin-like yields the protein MADVLSVIREYNVSKKDIEERDNLVIFGDKAWQKTAKTNYVAYGTGKESVAKEYYTVDCILFLLKNVHLPHAMYVRQAAGGNVPVVRRPDRKDLLSYLNAETNTSGSIDKSAPLEIPISAPKPAPVAPAKRQADESSTHENKRQKFEEEKVQRDKERLAAKLDGPKTTTTAIPQQGVEKSSISSMLTMEQIAAMKAKRLATKRTTIKADEEPSAFEQRSFVDAEVAVSRDIISKERLWRTRVTVLQSNGKQFAQNIFGILASLKAREEGKQSSAPSSHTTAPHGAPPKVNQPPTYNRYEQESFKQKEETDEFRIDVTKTFQGASLKSVTEGVSTGRKAVEQPRPVPRPVSEARPIPSNKKTSRTPIIIIPAATTSLIQMINAKDILQDYKYVSAEQKRKEGAKRDNEVLIQRKRGDVTIPYRVIDNPLKLQHHDWDRVVAVFVQGPAWQFKSWPWPNPTDIFSRMKGFHMHLKDMPVEANVKKWDVTILALDRHRRHLDRANLQRFWEILDRFVTKNKSHLRI from the exons ATGGCTGATGTGTTGAGTGTTATACGTGAATACAACGTGAGCAAAAAAGACATAGAAGAGCGCGACAATCTGGTTATATTTGGAGATAAAGCATGGCAAAAGACAGCAAAGACTAATTATGTGGCTTATGG CACAGGCAAGGAGAGTGTTGCAAAAGAATACTATACTGTCGACTGTATCCTATTCCTTCTAAAAAATGTACACCTCCCCCATGCTATGTACGTTCGTCAGGCCGCT GGTGGCAACGTTCCAGTGGTTCGACGTCCTGACCGAAAAGATCTTCTCTCCTACCTAAATGCCGAGACCAACACATCCGGCAGTATAGATAAAAGTGCACCACTGGAAATACCCATTTCAGCCCCAAAACCAG CGCCTGTGGCTCCTGCCAAGAGACAAGCGGATGAATCAAGTACTCATGAAAATAAGAGACAGAAGTTTGAAGAAGAGAAGGTACAAAGGGATAAGGAGCGATTAGCTGCGAAACTTGATGGACCAAAGACCACCACTACTGCTATTCCCCAACAAGGTGTTGA AAAATCAAGTATATCTAGCATGTTGACAATGGAACAGATCGCTGCTATGAAGGCAAAGAGACTCGCAACGAAGCGAACCACTATCAAAG CTGATGAAGAGCCATCTGCGTTTGAGCAGAGGAGCTTTGTCGATGCAGAAGTGGCTGTTTCGAGAGACATAATCAGCAAGGAGCGTCTCTGGAGAACCCGTGTCACAGTGCTACAGAG TAATGGGAAGCAATTTgcgcaaaatatttttggcatcTTAGCTTCACTGAAAGCTCGAGAAGAAGGCAAGCAATCTAGCGCACCTTCCTCACACACGACTGCTCCTCATGGAGCCCCGCCTAAAGTCAACCAGCCTCCGACATATAACAGATACGAGCAGGAGAGCTTCAAGCAAAAAGAGG AAACTGACGAGTTCAGAATTGATGTAACGAAGACTTTCCAAGGAGCCTCCTTAAAGTCTGTCACAGAGGGAGTCTCTACCGGAAGGAAGGCTGTGGAACAGCCTCGACCAGTGCCGAGGCCTGTCTCTGAGGCTCGTCCAATTCCCAGCAACAAGAAGACATCTCGCACCCCCATAATAATTATTCCAGCAGCCACAACCTCCCTCATACAGATGATCAATGCCAAGGACATTTTACAGGACTACAA GTATGTATCGGCTGAGCAGAAAAGAAAGGAAGGAGCCAAGAGAGACAATGAAGTGCTGATACAGCGCAAACGGGGGGACGTGACCATTCCTTACCGAGTTATTGATAATCCTCTAAAACTGCAGCACCATGATTG GGATAGAGTCGTCGCAGTGTTTGTCCAAGGACCTGCCTGGCAATTCAAGTCTTGGCCATGGCCCAATCCTACAGATATATTCTCACGGATGAAAGGCTTTCACATGCAT CTCAAAGACATGCCTGTTGAAGCTAATGTCAAGAAGTGGGATGTTACCATATTGGCTCTGGACAGGCATAGAAGGCACTTGGATAGAGCGAATCTGCAGCGCTTCTGGGAAATTCTTGACAG GTTTGTCACAAAGAATAAATCACACTTAAGGATCTGA